The following nucleotide sequence is from Synchiropus splendidus isolate RoL2022-P1 chromosome 14, RoL_Sspl_1.0, whole genome shotgun sequence.
accaccaccatcattatcatcataatCTCTGTGACCATGGTCTGCATTTGAATCTTCACTCTCCACGAGCATCTTTTTGTTGATGGgagtttcattttcttcagaaaGGCCATGCTTGGCCTGACTTTTATCAGAATATGAATCATAGTTTTCCAATTGGTTTTCTTGAAATTCTCCTGGAgatgattttctttttgaatCTACTCGGTGCTCACTTTCACATACTGGTGGAGTATTCTTTTCTGCTGATGAGTGCCAGCCAGAACCTGAGCTCTCCTGATCAGTGGTGTCgaccttttcttcttcatttacaGGCAACGTTGTTGCTTCCTTTCCTGTTGCTCCACAAACTACAATCTGACCACTTGTTGCACTTTCTCCCAGAGCTGATAAAGCATCccctttttcctcctctgactTTTCTGGTTTGTCCTCTTTGGGTCTATGAGACGATAGCTCTTCAGTCTCGGAAATTTTGTTGTCTGGAACGTCTTCAAAAGTGATGATCTTTTCAACATATGTTATGTCCGTGCCTTCATGTTCTCCTTCTTGGCATTTCTCTTGGTCATCATATGATGTTGTGGCACTTGGACGGTGGCTTATTCGATTCTCATTGAGGGACACCAGCCTATAGTCAACTCTGCAGAAAGACAGGGACTGCTCCTTGCAGTAGTTATCATAGTTGAAGACAGGACCTTTGAAATCTGCCTGGCCTGCTCCCCTGTTATCATCTGGACAGGGTTTCTCATCCGGATCATATTTGGAGGTCTTGTGTTCTTCCACCTCTCTGCCAACAATCTTTTCGTCTGTTATCTCATTCGCAAGATCTTCCTTTTCGTCATTAAAATGACCATTATTATTATCCTCACCTGATACTTTGTCCAACATTGAATATGAAGGCTGGGATAGTCCTGGAGACGCCACATCTCTTTCTCCTTCCATTTCTCGTTCTGCTTCCTTCCCAAAGGTTTGACATACCTGAATGTGATCTTTAGACTCCTGACTGACCTGATCAGTTTTTGTATCTGAGTCAGACTCTGTGCCGCTTCCGAGTTGAATGAATGTCCTTGATAAAGCTTTAACACCATCTGTCGTTGAAGGCAGTGCTGATGATACAGTTTTGGTAATAGCTGCATCTTCTTGTTGACTTGCACAATCTTGCGAGATTGGGTCTTCTTTGGTTGTATGGGCAGAGGTCACTGTTGCTCCATCATCAGCAGATGTTTCTGCAACGTCAAATTCTTTTCCGACTGAATGTTGCTGCATGATAGGAATGACGATAGCATCTTTTGTCTGAGATGAGTCAGGTATAATGCTATGTTCAGACTGAGCTACAGCTGAAGATCCTGCTTGGCCTGTACAAATTAACCCcttttcttcatcattgtcTTTATCTTCAGTTGGTGATTGGAGTGCCAATTCTCCTTCTGGCAGAAGTACAACATTTTTATCAAAGGTTTTCTCCTGCACCGCCTCATTATCCCATTTCTCTTGTCTTGGGCGGTCTGCATCACACgtttcttttttgttgactAATAGTGTTGATTCTTTCTCCTGATTTTCTATTTCACACTCCCTTGACTTTGTACCACCATCTAGGTCACAAACAAACTCCTTTTGCATTGTCTCTTCATTGCTTACatcaagtgcatgtgtgtcttcTTTCTCAGACCCTTCTTGAGTTTTTTGTTCCTCTACGTTCTCTGTCTGGACAACGTGCTGCTTATCTTGTGATGCCtttacctcctcctcctgagttGTACGAGTTTCACACATATCTTCAAGAGATTTGTGTGAATCATCTATTTTGTCTGTTCCTGTCATCTGAGCTGCGTccatatttgtcatttgttcaTCTTGGGATGTATGCTCAGACAAAAGAGAGTCGGGTTTGTCTGCATTTGAATCATGAGTGTCGGCTGGCTGTCCCACATGTGTCTCAATCACCGGTGTTCCACCATCATCTTTGTCATACACCTGACTGATTAATTCCTTGACACCTGTACCTTGAGGGTCAGCTCCTTTCCCTGTGTGGTCCATATCCCTCActttctctccatcatcctTCTCAACAGCCAATACACCGCCTTTGTCCGCTGAACTTAACAAAGCCTTTTTGTCTACCTCGGTAGTTACACCAGTGGTCATTTCTGTTTTCATAGAGTCATGTTCGCTTGtcatcatttctttcatttctttttcttcacataGTTGGACGTCCTTACTGGCTTCTTGCTTCTCAACAACGCGACAATCTATGCTGGTAATATGGCCATGTTTGGACTCAATTTGTACTGTCTCACATGCAGCTCTTTCATTAGTGGCACATACTCCACGCTTGTCTTCATCACATATCATGTCACTGCTTGAGATGGCTTGGATGGAAATGATatcttcacttttcttttgcaACAACATGCCAGCAGCCTCTTCTTTTTCCGATCCAGTCGTTTCTTCACAGCTGTCCTCTGGCTCTGATTTTGAATGTACTGAAGATAAATCATCAAATTGTATGTATCTAATCTCATGagacacttctttttcttccattaACTCAGTAGTTTGGGACTCGTCTTTGCcgtcattcattttcttttcttttccaactGTGGGTCCACCAAACAAATCAGTCTGGTTTCCCTGTAGAATAATTTCACTTGTCTGGTTAAGTGTAATGGCACTTGGGTCTTTGCTCGTTTCATCTTTCTCGATACTCATTTGGTGATGTTCTTCTTGGGTGGTTGAAGCCACAGTCGATGCAGAATCCTTACAAATGATGGCATTCTCTTGAGAGGCATTATTTGAGATTTTAGTATGAGTGCAAACACTGATTTCAGTCTGCTTTATTGTCTCATTCTCGGCATGTATTTGATCAATTTCTGTCTCCCAGTTTTTATCTCCAACTTGTTGATGAGAAagattttgttcatttatttttgctctctcatcctcctcctcctccacagttTTTTGAAGCATATCATCTTTCGTTGTTTTGCATTCCATTGGTTCCACAGGTTTAGTCCTTGGATCAATGAAATTCATCGCTCTTCCATCCATTTTGTCTGAAGCCTCTACATCTGCGGTTTCGATGGTGACTAGTGTTTTGATACAGACAAGCTCCAGTTCTTTATTACAGTCAAAACTCAAGTCTTGTCTTTCTGCATCCACAGGTGCAGCCTCATCTTCAAATCCAGCTTCTGTTTCAGTCGTCTTAGCCACTGTGGTAGTAAAATCCTCCATGTCTTTTTTGTgaacttcatttattttatcatggTGGTGAGTCTGACTGTCTACGTCTGGTTTCTGATCCAGACTCAAGCCTTCTAGCGTCTGAGAATCTCTCAGAACATTTGATGCTGCATCAGTTGTCTCACCTTCAACACCGGACAAATATTTGTCCATTTCTGGCACTACCATAACATGGCCACCTTTCAGGTGTGTGTTAGCTGATTTGGCTGTAGAAGTCAgaacatcatcttcatcactggaGTCTTCTATCACTGCTACATTTTCTGTGCCGCGTTTGCTTCCTGCAGCTGTTGCGAAACAAGAAGATTGTTCTTGCTTTTTCAATACTGTGTCTAGCACCACCATTGTCTTGGTCTCCACTTGTGACTGATGCCCTGGAGAATAAGTTGCACTTGGTGGTCCATGGCTAATAGGTGAGGATGATGTGATGTTCATAGTATTTTTTTCTGGACTGAGACAGTGTGCGTCACTTTCTGCTGTAACCAATGACGAACCAGAATGTTGAGTTATCAAAATTGAGGAGAGGGGTTTGCCAGTTCCATCAATACTCTCCTCAATTGGTAACTTGACAGGTTTAGAATTCACTGCAGTTTTTGAGGCAAAATAGTCAGTGCCAGCAAGCCCCTCATCGTTCTTGTCTCGTAAGTGAGATGTGGTGTCCctttcttgatttttttcttcatttggtGTTTTACTTTCTTCatccttttcttcctcatcttcaaaaACATCACTTTCAACCATTCCAGCTAATGTTTTCTCCAGCACAGACAGATGTGAGTCAGCTGTTGAAGAGAGGGAGGGGTTGTTATCTTCAAACCTCAATGATGGCGGTTGTTCATGAGCTGCAATTGTGACAGATGCAACTGATTGGTCCTCTGCAATAGAAATTGGCTGAGAGATTTTGTCAACCTCCGTAATGGATGTGACAGATGACACGTGCTCTTCCTCAGCAAGTGGAACACGCATGATACTTGTAAACAAAGACACTTGATCTTGCTCACCTTGAATGAAACATTTACCAAGCATCGCGGCTGCTTGTGGCTCTTGCATGCCATAGATATATACAGATGATCTAGTTTGATCAGGGGCAGAGCCATCATAGGCACTAACGTCATAGTGCAGATGTGGAATCCTCTCCTCGACTTCCTCATTGATCTCCTCGTCAGAGATGGTTTGTTCAGTCTCTGAGAATCCTGGAATCGCCTGAACACAGAACACAGCTTCCACTCCTTCAGCTCCATGAACTTCTGCAGTCATCTGAACCTTCTGCCCAGGCtcattgaatgaatgaacattttttcttttgtctttcacttTCTCCACATCATCTTTTGCCTCCTCATCTGCTATTGCATCAAGGTCTTCAACCTCTTCAAGTTCAGCTTTTTCCACACAttcgtcttcatcctcatcatcctttgGATGACATATTTCAAATTCCTCTAACCTTCCTGACAAAAGGTCAGActtatcatttttttccaattttccatGTTTACCATCATATTTGCTCTCTTTCCACTCATCTGTGTACACCTCAATTGCCAAatgttcttcctcctcttcagtctTTCTTTCAACAGCTGGTCCAACCTTCTGtccttcttcctctgctgccaCCTGGAAAGCACCAGCCTCATCCTCAAAGGTATGgctctgttttctctcttgtTGCAACTGGTATTTGTGAATAGGTTCTGCCTCTGATTTGTGTGGCAATGTTTGTTCTGTGGACCTTAGAACTTCAAGTTCAATTTCTTGTATTTCCTGATCTGCATGGAAATCTGGCGACCATTGAGCTATTTCAGGAGGTCCAGCTATTCTCGTGTCATCAGATATTTGTAGTTTCTCATGGTCCTCGTTGGGTTCTTCAGGTGCAGGTTCAGCCATTTCATTTGTGCCTTTTATTTGTGTATGTTCTTGTAGAAGAGTTGGAAGTTTGGCTTCTTCAAGCTTTACTTCACCAGATCCACTCAACTTTGTTGGTTTGACTTTCCCACTCTTGGGTTTACATGACACTTTGGCTCTATGAAGTGTCTTTCTTACTTCTGGTGTAAGCGGTTTAAGATCCGGCTTTGTCATTTTCCTGAGCTCAGGTTTAGATCTATCCTTCACATTTTTCTTCTCGTCAGGCTTTGTGTACTCATCTTTCTTAATTTTCTTGATTTCCTTCTgttccttcttctcttccatttttgATAGTCTTTCctttaagttttttttaaggGATTTTTCTTTGAGAGATTTCTTCTTCTCTGGCATATCTGTTTTAGTTTTGTGAATTCTAGTTGcctttttctcctcttttttttcctctttctctaCAACACTCTCCTTAACAGAGTCACCTTTTACTTCTTCAGGAACTTCTGTCTCTTCATGGGTGTCCATATCTTTTTTCATGGCTTTTGCTGCTGTTGTCTTGGAGGAGCATTTAAGGCTCTCTTTGCTGTCACTTCTGTGCTTCAACTTCTGTTTAACAAGGGGTGTAGGAGCACCTGTAGCAATGTCCTTCTGTGTAGCGACAGGGTATCGGAGGAAGTCAAGGTGCTTCAGTTTTTCCAGTCCTTCTAAAATCTTGTTTTGAGGGGCATTTCCAGGAAACAGCACCCTAACTATCTTTTCTGTAGGGTTTGCTGGAAGCCACACAATCAGAGCTGTAACTGACGTCAAATAGGGGACAGATATTTCACCCTCTTTGCCGTTTGCCAACACAATTCCTGTTTTGGCCTTGCTATTTCCAGCCCACTTCTGCATTAAAAATTGCATCTCTTTGCTGTCTTTCACAGGGTTCAGAATATACATGTCTAACCTGCCCACTCCCATTTTGTGGAACAATGTAATGGCTTCAATTGTGTTGCAGACCACACGTAGCAATGGCTCTGGTTTGATGCCTAGTTTGTTAAGCAACTGCAGAGTCAACGAAGCTTCTTCAATGCTGCGCTTCACTTTCAGATTTGATTCTGGTAAACGTAGCTTCTCAGGAACATTGAAGAACACCACGCCTATGTCTGGAGAAATAAGATTCTTAACCCATTCATTGTAATTTGTAGAGTCTTGAGATTTCTCCTCCTCTCGCTCTGCAATCTTTCTCTGAAGAAGCCCATTGATACCAGGGAGGTTATCAGCACCAATGTGGGTCAAAAGAACTGAGTCAATACGATCCAGGTGGCGCACCAACTTCCAGAAGCAGGACTTTCTTTCAGATCCACCATCCACTAAGATGTTGAAGCCATTCACAGCAAACAGAGCCGAGTCTCCTCGTCCCCCAGGGAAGATGTAACAGCATGGCTTGGACAGTTTTAGGAAACCTCCAGATGTTGGCGGCTCCAACAGATCAAACGGTGAGGGGACATCCACTGTCTCACAGACATAGTCCGAGAACTCGCTGATACCCTCCATACGGGGCAGGACTGGTGCAGGATTTAGCTTGTATTCTAGGAAGGCGTGAAGAGTAGGCAGTTGTCCCAAGGAATTCCAGCTCCCGACACCACGGCAAGACACCGTTAGTGTAGCCTCATGCTTTGGGGTTGCTGCCCCCACCAATTGTTTGACCTTCAGAAAGAATAAAGTAGACTTGTTATCATCTGCCTAACAATGTGCCCAACATATCTTTAGAGACTAAACATATTCAGACTAGACAGATATATATTCTGCATGTGTGGATATGTGTGGGTAGAAGTAGATAAtacaaggaaaaagaaaatgcataatTGAAGTACAAAACTATGATTATATTTCATGCATGCCCTGCCCTCTAATGGGATTCACAATGGGTATTGCATCCAAAGCACCACCTTAGCGCTGACCAAGATTCACGCACTTGCTGCCCAACAGGTGGAAGTATGGCCTTCCCCAATAAAAACGGCTACTTCTGTTTAATACGCAGTTTAACTAGAATGGTATACACTTGTCATTGTTAAGTTCAAGATCTCTCTTGGCTGATGTCTCTATTGGCCCTTTTCCATTACAGGTTCTAGTGACGGGAAAGCGTGTAGTCTGCCAGGTTCCTACTTCAAGATCTGCCACTGAGTGTGACCACTATGTGGAGTTGACTACACCTGCAGAATCTTGGCTGGTGATCTATGTGGCTTCTCTCATATGATCACCACAGTCGAATGTTTTCAAAGCAAACATGTTTCCATTGCAAGCGCTGTATATTTTTGATGTGTCTCCTAAATCCCTGCGTTTAAGAGTTGAGAGCCTAATCGGCTTAACATCCCAGCATCTTCAGGCAGGGACACACGGGTGGTCACCCATTGACGATCGAGTCACGCGGGTGGGCCACACCAGGCCTGGGATCATGTCGCACTAGTCCTGTTGTTTCAAATCACACTGATGAGCACTGCAGTAGGATGCATTCCAAACAGGGCAATGCCATATACCTGCAATTACTAGAGTGGCTGGAGTGGGTCCGGGCAGACGACTGTCTGCTGATGTCCAGTGCTGGCGGCGTCTCTTCTCTTTGAAGCATCTACAGTCAGCCCTCGCAGTGCACAAGACAGAGACAGGATACATGCCGTCTGCCTGTAGTGATTTCAGCTAACTATCTAGTGACCATCTTTGAAGCACCATGATTGGTCACTCTTGAAGAAGCTTTTGTGTCTCTAGACACCTTACCTTTTGTGGGAAccagcctttgtttttgttcactatGACAGTGGTGCTGCAGTGATGCATGTCAACCTATAGGGAAGCATCGGGTCCCCACTCGCCACAGTGTGGCAGGTGGGATAAAGAGGCTTCGTGGCACACGTCAGAATGGCAggctgtctctctctgtgtgacaGCTGGGCACGTAGCACCCCCCTTTAACAGGGCTTCATCTTAGGAGTTTGCATTGCCCCTTCCTGGTCAACATTGCCAGAATGTTATCTCCTCCCCTGGATCACGCTGTTCGGAGCAATGAGGTCAGATGCCTGCATCCTCCATTGTAGATTCAACTTGAGGGTCTTGAAAAAGCAGGTTGTCATGTCCGCAGTCAGCTGGCAGTACATTTATCCACACGTCTCTGCTTGGTTTCTACCCATAGCAAAGCCTGCTCGAGGGCTGAGCTTGCAGCAAATAGAAACTGTGGTTACTTCAGTGTACAGATGCGTGTGATGCCTTCTATATGTGCTGCCTCATTTTAAATGAGGATTAAATGGAACCGGGTCCTTTTATAGGGGAAGGCCATACTGGCCCACACTGGGCGAAGAGTGCATGGTTCTTTCGAAGCGAATTAGAGGGTGTCATAGACATTCGCAGAAACAAGGGGTTTGGGTTTATTTTCCTGTTGCATGAAATCTTTGTTCCCTTTTTATGACATCTGTATATCTGAATTTTCAGTAATGGACTTATGAACAGTGAGACCAGTACAATACATTATGTGACTGACAAACACGTCAGTAACTTGATGATTTCTTTTGTAGTGACAGAAGTTAGAATGTCCGCTCAACTCACCAGCATCCATTCATGTGTTGTACGCAATCATCACCTTTTTTcactattcatttttaattattttatttccattaatcatttttatttctctttttatttctctCATGTTCAATAGGAAGAAACTATAACAAATTGGTCTATTGAGTAAATTTTGTGCAGAATCCCATGGGAGGTTGCACTCACCTGGTGGCAAGTGGTTCAATGTTTTCATAAGTGTTTTCGATAAAAGAAGTGGAGGATGACACTTAAGGCGTTATTGTGGTACAGGAGCAACCCTAAGGAAATGTCTCAGCCAAAGATATTGTTTcttgtatttattgatttaccTGGACTTCTATTTGTTTTAGAAGGATTTTAATAATTCTTCACAAACTTGACGGGGTTCTTCAGATGACGCAGCTGCTTTGTCAGTGTCCTTCacgtttgttatttgttttgctattattttattcactttgttttgttgactcACAGGTGtggtatgaataatttaatCATACATATAGTATACAGTGACAACACAGTGGTATTCTATTGTCCACTGTCACTGACCAAACacagaacactctttcatcattataTTATGATGTTGAAGGGGTTTGGTCGTCCTAAAGCCACGTCGTCTCTGCAAACACAGCGAAGCCTTATGAACGCTTTCCCATCTGGACTTCACAGCGGGGAACCGATGAGAGGAACCGAAATTAACCATTCTTAATCATTCCAGAGAATCTGACAATTTTGAACAGGATCTGAATAGGCACCGGTTGTCGAAGCCCACCCCGACCCGCCAGTACTGAGGCTTTACAATGTTACAATGTGAAGTGCTACTAACTCACTGCAATACATCATTTTGCAGCATTTACGCACATGAATTGGTGGTGGTAAAAGAAGCCTCGTATTGTTTTAAAGTGACAGGTTAAAACAATAGGCATTTTTTAAGgggttatttgttttgtttttttttcatcttgcaATCCTCTCCATTTTACATGGGATGATTAGACATTACAGTGCAGTCTCAACACGCCATAGACATATTGACTCACCGTGGGGCCATCAAAGACGCTTGAAAATGTTTGGTATGTGAAAATCCCAGTTTGAAGAAGAAGGCCTCTGTGATCAGGGATTTGGCCACTCAAGACCAGGAGCTTGTGTCCTGCCGAGTCTGTGACCAAAGACTGGATCTGCATGAGAAACAGCATAttagacatttgttttttatctggGTCTCTGATCTTGCAGTGGAATTATTTCTACTATTTCAGTTGTGCATGATTATTTATTTGGATGAATAAGAACCGTGCCCGAGTCCTGAAGCCCATATGTGGCAAAAAAAGACACCACATGAGAGAAGAAAatatggatggttggatggatggatagatgctTTTGACTTGAGTTACAGCAGGTCTGGTTTGTCCTTTTTACCCCAGGGAGTTAAAAGCAGAAGCGACACACCAAGACAATCTTACTACTTCACTTTCAGTCAATGGGCCAGTTTCCACCAGGAGCGCAGTGCTATGGAGCACTAACATAGTAGTATATTTGACGCTGACCACTCCTCGTCAATTTGGAGTACACAAAGTTGCTCAGGCAGGAATTTCAAAACTTCATATTAAAAGATGTATCTCACAGGAAATACCAACATTACAACATATTCTGCTACACAACTATTGCTGGCTGACAATACGAGAggtgaaatcattttaaaaatatggtACTcgacagcaaaaaaaataatgaagaacAAAGAATTGTTTTCTAAAGAAAATGACAAAGGCatagaaatgacaaaaaaagtgtggTGTTAATTGGATTTTTCCAGTGTAGATGAATGGTATGCTACAACTTCAAGTGAAACTGTCAGCAGTCGTGTTGAGCACCAGTAAGTCTGAGAGTGAGCTGTCGCATTTGTCCCTCTGCCTCGACACTGATGACCATGACAGCATACAGCAACATAATGTTGGCTTGTTCTttacgaaaacaaaaaaaaatgggtgtTGAAATATTTGGTCACATCTCTTTCTTTCCCAAATGTAAATTGCCTATCAATGTAGATgtgattattgttattgttcgaTTATAGAAAAAAGTGTCCATAATAACAGTCAATTTTTATA
It contains:
- the map1ab gene encoding microtubule-associated protein 1B isoform X1, translated to MEMEATSASIRRVVALEMPVRGALPVLEEDEGVTSPLPGSEEPLRYRQREGRRRRGLPFNRNCYYLLIVIGEIGTEQHLESTRVQIENGIRSWDVDLNRCDLELQLQLFITRHSAHFSSEVKGQRTLHFCSDVLETVVLVNPSQDCILTEIQSLVTDSAGHKLLVLSGQIPDHRGLLLQTGIFTYQTFSSVFDGPTVKQLVGAATPKHEATLTVSCRGVGSWNSLGQLPTLHAFLEYKLNPAPVLPRMEGISEFSDYVCETVDVPSPFDLLEPPTSGGFLKLSKPCCYIFPGGRGDSALFAVNGFNILVDGGSERKSCFWKLVRHLDRIDSVLLTHIGADNLPGINGLLQRKIAEREEEKSQDSTNYNEWVKNLISPDIGVVFFNVPEKLRLPESNLKVKRSIEEASLTLQLLNKLGIKPEPLLRVVCNTIEAITLFHKMGVGRLDMYILNPVKDSKEMQFLMQKWAGNSKAKTGIVLANGKEGEISVPYLTSVTALIVWLPANPTEKIVRVLFPGNAPQNKILEGLEKLKHLDFLRYPVATQKDIATGAPTPLVKQKLKHRSDSKESLKCSSKTTAAKAMKKDMDTHEETEVPEEVKGDSVKESVVEKEEKKEEKKATRIHKTKTDMPEKKKSLKEKSLKKNLKERLSKMEEKKEQKEIKKIKKDEYTKPDEKKNVKDRSKPELRKMTKPDLKPLTPEVRKTLHRAKVSCKPKSGKVKPTKLSGSGEVKLEEAKLPTLLQEHTQIKGTNEMAEPAPEEPNEDHEKLQISDDTRIAGPPEIAQWSPDFHADQEIQEIELEVLRSTEQTLPHKSEAEPIHKYQLQQERKQSHTFEDEAGAFQVAAEEEGQKVGPAVERKTEEEEEHLAIEVYTDEWKESKYDGKHGKLEKNDKSDLLSGRLEEFEICHPKDDEDEDECVEKAELEEVEDLDAIADEEAKDDVEKVKDKRKNVHSFNEPGQKVQMTAEVHGAEGVEAVFCVQAIPGFSETEQTISDEEINEEVEERIPHLHYDVSAYDGSAPDQTRSSVYIYGMQEPQAAAMLGKCFIQGEQDQVSLFTSIMRVPLAEEEHVSSVTSITEVDKISQPISIAEDQSVASVTIAAHEQPPSLRFEDNNPSLSSTADSHLSVLEKTLAGMVESDVFEDEEEKDEESKTPNEEKNQERDTTSHLRDKNDEGLAGTDYFASKTAVNSKPVKLPIEESIDGTGKPLSSILITQHSGSSLVTAESDAHCLSPEKNTMNITSSSPISHGPPSATYSPGHQSQVETKTMVVLDTVLKKQEQSSCFATAAGSKRGTENVAVIEDSSDEDDVLTSTAKSANTHLKGGHVMVVPEMDKYLSGVEGETTDAASNVLRDSQTLEGLSLDQKPDVDSQTHHHDKINEVHKKDMEDFTTTVAKTTETEAGFEDEAAPVDAERQDLSFDCNKELELVCIKTLVTIETADVEASDKMDGRAMNFIDPRTKPVEPMECKTTKDDMLQKTVEEEEDERAKINEQNLSHQQVGDKNWETEIDQIHAENETIKQTEISVCTHTKISNNASQENAIICKDSASTVASTTQEEHHQMSIEKDETSKDPSAITLNQTSEIILQGNQTDLFGGPTVGKEKKMNDGKDESQTTELMEEKEVSHEIRYIQFDDLSSVHSKSEPEDSCEETTGSEKEEAAGMLLQKKSEDIISIQAISSSDMICDEDKRGVCATNERAACETVQIESKHGHITSIDCRVVEKQEASKDVQLCEEKEMKEMMTSEHDSMKTEMTTGVTTEVDKKALLSSADKGGVLAVEKDDGEKVRDMDHTGKGADPQGTGVKELISQVYDKDDGGTPVIETHVGQPADTHDSNADKPDSLLSEHTSQDEQMTNMDAAQMTGTDKIDDSHKSLEDMCETRTTQEEEVKASQDKQHVVQTENVEEQKTQEGSEKEDTHALDVSNEETMQKEFVCDLDGGTKSRECEIENQEKESTLLVNKKETCDADRPRQEKWDNEAVQEKTFDKNVVLLPEGELALQSPTEDKDNDEEKGLICTGQAGSSAVAQSEHSIIPDSSQTKDAIVIPIMQQHSVGKEFDVAETSADDGATVTSAHTTKEDPISQDCASQQEDAAITKTVSSALPSTTDGVKALSRTFIQLGSGTESDSDTKTDQVSQESKDHIQVCQTFGKEAEREMEGERDVASPGLSQPSYSMLDKVSGEDNNNGHFNDEKEDLANEITDEKIVGREVEEHKTSKYDPDEKPCPDDNRGAGQADFKGPVFNYDNYCKEQSLSFCRVDYRLVSLNENRISHRPSATTSYDDQEKCQEGEHEGTDITYVEKIITFEDVPDNKISETEELSSHRPKEDKPEKSEEEKGDALSALGESATSGQIVVCGATGKEATTLPVNEEEKVDTTDQESSGSGWHSSAEKNTPPVCESEHRVDSKRKSSPGEFQENQLENYDSYSDKSQAKHGLSEENETPINKKMLVESEDSNADHGHRDYDDNDGGGDDSNKGASFSGVDVEKGARELSEKELCWHYVDDGTTPVGSNETCPELSATEEQISPDDNKDIAIAEPPGIAAPTTQTKPQQSQLGEPDKTATNLEPIEMIEAKWDDQTISSSTTSQVVMETCPKDDQMETTVHTDIHQESDSDIKHQQDEYMVVTKTAPGKPSVDCKLPPFASSTTKPSLISSPDAQESSSSLHVSADISIDTGEMEEATRDKVPDHFQESRMQYQIESQQPAMTEQKHIQHVLVTQQDEVKTTSDVEERKCVSSTILSKLEVMDPQQVFREANLSKSDSEETSREKTPDPEDKIESDDTLLESQIEGKEQQSQRAMKGMEGEDGMVEEVQIKEGRISQGTPERMETRRRSSLSDWELLQKPDDYPGDPLSEFGDDNEEQKAYEWLASGCSTTLEMCHSETLSEDMKTSCPPDLNISAPVHTSCDNNQVSTEEVEEDCSSRSSQKEVQGCHDQHSVKRKSHKKSQHLSDGGQQPCSTMATLAGEETPLTSASESMNSHSDSDVPPETEECPSLTAEVNLDSDEDAEHLPVDKFGDTGHHPPSSRTSQQFDDPLPRSQKDPIPHPPNPDVCMVDPEALLNDHAGADKPFKKHYKSPKGPRKPKSASPAQKNSRIKFSTPAKSSSRDTPTVTSFQKKDTERSSRLNRSSETHGSRGELPNPGKALLSGSKTSSGNNYQKCSSSVPPGAPVYVDLAYVPNHCSAKNVDQEFFKRVRAAYYVLSGNDPSGGEPSREVLNAFLEGKAQWGSNLQVTLIPTHDTEMTREWYQQTHERQQDLNIMVLASSSTVVMQDESFPACKIEF